In Euzebyales bacterium, the sequence CCAGCAGCACGCCCGGCATGAAGGAGCTGCGGTCGATCGAGTCGTGGCGGATGGTCAGCGTCTGCCCGGTCGCACCGAACACCACCACCTGGCTGGCCACCACACCCGGCAGGCGGACGCTGTGCACCGGCACGTCGTTGCGGTCCAGGCCCCTGGCAGGGTGACCGGCCGGGCCCGGCACCGTCACGGGCGCCGTGCGGCCCGCCGCGATGCGCGCCGCTGTACGCAGCGCCGTGCCGCTGGGCGCGTCGGCCTTGCCCTCGTGGTGCGCCTCGATGACCTCGGCCTGCGGCAGGTGCGCGGCCACCTGCTCGGCCAGCCGCATCATCAGCACCGCACCGATGGCGAAGTTCGGCACGACCATGCAGTTCGCCGCGCCCGTGCGCCGCTCCAGCTGCGCCAGCTGGCCGTCGTCCAGCCCGGAGGCACCGACGACCGTGTGCACGCCGTGGTCGAGCAGCCAGCAGGCGTTGCCGAAGACCGAGTCGGGCTGTGTGAACTCGACAGCGACGGCTGCACCCGCCTCCACGACCGTCTCCAGTGCGTCGTCGGACCCCACGCGGGCGACCAGCTCGAGGTCTTCCTCGGCATCGACGGCGTCGCACGTGACGGCGCCCATCCGCCCGAACGCCCCCACCACCGCGACCGACAGCACGGTCACGCCGCCAGGCGGTCGCTGAAGCCGACGAAGCGGTCCAGGTCGCGGTCGTCGAAGGGTCCCACGATCGCTAGCGACCAGTCGTGGCCGAACATCGCACGTGTGACCTCGGCGATCGCCTCGTGATCGACCGCGTCGATCGCAGCCA encodes:
- the dapB gene encoding 4-hydroxy-tetrahydrodipicolinate reductase, with amino-acid sequence MTVLSVAVVGAFGRMGAVTCDAVDAEEDLELVARVGSDDALETVVEAGAAVAVEFTQPDSVFGNACWLLDHGVHTVVGASGLDDGQLAQLERRTGAANCMVVPNFAIGAVLMMRLAEQVAAHLPQAEVIEAHHEGKADAPSGTALRTAARIAAGRTAPVTVPGPAGHPARGLDRNDVPVHSVRLPGVVASQVVVFGATGQTLTIRHDSIDRSSFMPGVLLAVRAIVDLPGLTVGLDALL